One Bacillus sp. F19 genomic region harbors:
- a CDS encoding dipeptide epimerase, giving the protein MRITSATIYGIHLPFIEPFIISYHKYVNMPSVIVELHTDEGIIGYGEATPDEHVTGETFDGVIVALSQLILPAVKGENPFRIEAIHEKMDQLLYGNPTVKAAVDIACYDLMGKKAGVPVYDLLGGRYHDQLEVPKVLSILEPDEMAKQARKAKEEGYSSIKLKVGTDVRKDVERIKAVRAAVGQSFPIRVDANQGWQTSSQALSVIRKIEECDIDWIEQPVAADDIDALAEVRSKTKIPVMIDEGLHGLKEMREVIAKKAADKINLKLMKCGGLYRGSQLVHMAEMAGMTCQVGSMVESAIASAAGLHLATAKKSIQSHELVGPLMFSKDIAHLPFTTNSISLSKKPGFGIDIDPFALEQMTTRKIQVDV; this is encoded by the coding sequence ATGCGAATAACATCAGCAACAATCTACGGTATTCATCTACCTTTCATTGAGCCGTTTATTATTAGCTACCATAAATATGTAAATATGCCATCCGTCATTGTTGAGTTACATACGGATGAAGGGATCATAGGGTATGGGGAAGCAACACCTGATGAACATGTTACAGGTGAAACCTTTGATGGTGTCATCGTAGCATTATCACAATTAATATTACCAGCAGTAAAAGGAGAGAATCCTTTTCGGATTGAAGCAATTCATGAGAAAATGGACCAACTCTTATATGGAAATCCGACTGTGAAAGCAGCTGTTGATATTGCATGTTATGATTTAATGGGGAAAAAGGCAGGAGTACCTGTTTATGATCTGTTAGGTGGAAGATACCATGATCAGCTTGAGGTTCCAAAAGTATTAAGCATTTTGGAACCGGATGAAATGGCAAAACAAGCAAGGAAAGCAAAGGAAGAAGGGTATTCCTCCATAAAATTAAAGGTTGGGACAGATGTTAGGAAAGATGTTGAGCGAATTAAGGCCGTTAGGGCGGCGGTTGGTCAAAGCTTTCCAATTCGGGTGGATGCCAATCAAGGATGGCAAACTTCATCGCAGGCACTTTCAGTAATTCGAAAAATTGAAGAATGTGATATCGATTGGATTGAACAACCTGTAGCAGCAGATGATATCGATGCTTTAGCAGAAGTTCGAAGCAAAACAAAGATTCCTGTTATGATTGACGAAGGATTACATGGATTAAAAGAAATGCGAGAGGTTATCGCAAAAAAGGCTGCAGATAAAATCAATCTTAAGCTAATGAAATGTGGTGGCCTATATCGAGGAAGTCAACTCGTCCACATGGCTGAAATGGCTGGAATGACATGTCAAGTCGGTTCTATGGTAGAATCAGCCATCGCATCCGCCGCCGGTTTGCACCTTGCAACAGCGAAAAAATCAATCCAAAGCCACGAGCTTGTTGGTCCATTAATGTTCTCAAAAGATATTGCCCACTTGCCATTCACAACAAACTCAATATCATTATCTAAAAAACCTGGTTTTGGTATAGACATAGACCCATTCGCATTAGAGCAAATGACAACTAGAAAAATACAAGTTGATGTCTAA
- a CDS encoding AraC family transcriptional regulator, which produces MINKNVRNTLQTIHYFPFQPGLKSNTDYYIELKPIQDSAQLPIILFYQFKIDHLKDWVPALPDGCIEFIFCCNPKKPSAHIYGSLLQIKQLHFQPGYEHFGVRILPEHAIKFVNNAMPDIIDKKLPLCNIISLEDSIVDRIAEQNSFHKRIELFEKIGKCIEFREIPKIVDYSIKKIYLSKGNFNMKDLVEDTGYSDRYLRMKFAEIVGIPPKLFSQIIRFQKAFFLLTNERTSFSDVVDEFGYCDQAHLINDFKKFNLFKPAQLKNNTIITK; this is translated from the coding sequence ATGATTAATAAAAACGTACGAAACACATTACAAACTATTCATTATTTTCCCTTTCAACCTGGATTGAAATCCAATACTGATTATTATATAGAGCTAAAACCAATACAGGATTCTGCCCAACTTCCAATCATATTATTCTATCAGTTTAAGATTGATCATCTTAAAGACTGGGTCCCGGCCCTTCCCGACGGATGTATCGAGTTTATTTTTTGCTGTAATCCGAAAAAACCCTCTGCTCATATTTACGGTAGTTTATTGCAAATTAAACAATTACATTTCCAACCCGGATATGAGCACTTTGGGGTTCGCATTTTACCTGAGCATGCAATTAAATTTGTTAATAATGCCATGCCTGATATTATAGATAAGAAACTTCCTCTTTGTAATATCATTTCACTAGAAGATTCAATTGTTGACAGAATAGCAGAACAAAATTCATTTCATAAGAGGATAGAGCTGTTCGAAAAAATTGGAAAATGTATTGAATTTAGAGAGATACCCAAGATTGTTGATTATTCTATAAAAAAAATATATTTATCCAAAGGAAACTTTAATATGAAAGACCTAGTAGAAGATACTGGTTATTCCGATCGATATTTACGAATGAAGTTTGCGGAGATAGTTGGAATTCCACCAAAGCTTTTTAGTCAGATCATTAGATTCCAAAAGGCTTTCTTTCTGCTTACTAATGAACGCACCTCTTTTTCAGATGTGGTGGATGAATTCGGATATTGTGATCAAGCTCATCTTATTAATGATTTTAAAAAGTTTAATCTATTTAAACCTGCCCAATTAAAGAACAATACCATTATTACTAAGTAG
- a CDS encoding aspartate aminotransferase family protein codes for MNLTMQKINWEQVKEWDRKYLMRTFSTQNEYQPVPIESTEGDYLIMPDGTRLLDFFNQLYCVNLGQKNPKVNAAIKEALDRYGFVWDTYATDYKAKAAKIIIEDILGDEDWPGKVRFVSTGSEAVETALNIARLYTNRPLVVTREHDYHGWTGGAATVTRLRSYRSGLVGENSESFSAQIPGSSYNSAVLMAPSPNMFQDSNGNCLKDENGELLSVKYTRRMIENYGPEQVAAVITEVSQGAGSAMPPYEYIPQIRKMTKELGVLWINDEVLTGFGRTGKWFGYQHYEVQPDIITMGKGLSSSSLPAGAVLVSKEIAAFMDKHRWESVSTYAGHPVAMAAVCANLEVMMEENFVEQAKNSGEYISSKLELLKEKHKSIGNFDGYGLLWIVDIVNTKTKTPYVKLDRNFTHGMNPNQIPTQIIMKKALEKGVLIGGVMPNTMRIGASLNVSREDIDKAMDALDYALDYLESGEWQQS; via the coding sequence ATGAATTTAACAATGCAAAAAATAAACTGGGAGCAAGTTAAAGAATGGGATCGTAAATACCTGATGAGGACGTTTAGTACCCAAAATGAGTATCAACCAGTACCGATTGAATCAACAGAAGGTGACTACTTGATTATGCCTGATGGCACAAGATTATTAGATTTCTTCAATCAACTTTATTGTGTCAATTTAGGTCAGAAAAATCCAAAAGTTAATGCTGCGATCAAGGAGGCTTTAGACCGATATGGTTTTGTATGGGATACTTATGCAACTGATTATAAAGCCAAAGCAGCAAAGATAATTATTGAGGATATTTTAGGTGATGAAGACTGGCCAGGAAAAGTAAGGTTCGTATCAACAGGAAGTGAAGCAGTGGAAACGGCACTGAACATAGCGAGGTTATATACAAATCGCCCACTAGTGGTTACACGAGAACACGATTATCATGGTTGGACTGGTGGAGCTGCAACTGTTACTCGATTAAGGTCATATCGAAGTGGTTTAGTTGGGGAAAATTCAGAATCTTTTTCAGCACAAATACCCGGTTCATCATATAATAGTGCTGTTTTGATGGCGCCATCCCCTAACATGTTTCAGGATTCGAACGGCAACTGCCTAAAAGATGAAAACGGGGAATTGTTGAGTGTAAAGTATACACGTCGTATGATCGAAAACTATGGTCCGGAACAAGTGGCAGCAGTGATAACTGAAGTATCGCAAGGTGCAGGCTCTGCTATGCCCCCATATGAATACATTCCACAGATCCGAAAAATGACAAAAGAACTAGGTGTCCTTTGGATTAATGATGAAGTTCTTACTGGCTTTGGGCGGACAGGGAAGTGGTTTGGATATCAGCATTATGAGGTACAGCCAGATATAATCACTATGGGTAAAGGACTCTCCAGTTCCTCACTCCCTGCTGGCGCTGTCTTAGTTAGTAAGGAAATTGCAGCGTTTATGGATAAGCACCGATGGGAGTCAGTATCCACCTATGCTGGTCATCCAGTTGCGATGGCTGCGGTCTGTGCAAATTTAGAAGTGATGATGGAAGAGAACTTTGTTGAGCAAGCGAAGAATAGCGGCGAGTATATAAGTAGTAAACTTGAACTTCTGAAAGAAAAACATAAAAGTATAGGCAATTTCGACGGATATGGCCTTTTATGGATAGTAGATATTGTGAATACCAAGACTAAGACTCCTTACGTAAAATTGGACCGGAACTTTACGCACGGGATGAATCCAAATCAAATCCCAACACAAATCATTATGAAAAAAGCGCTAGAAAAAGGAGTGCTGATTGGTGGAGTAATGCCTAATACAATGAGAATTGGCGCATCTTTGAATGTTAGTCGCGAAGACATCGATAAAGCAATGGATGCACTGGATTATGCACTTGACTATTTGGAAAGTGGAGAATGGCAGCAATCCTAA